One part of the Ktedonobacterales bacterium genome encodes these proteins:
- a CDS encoding amidohydrolase family protein has translation MIIDAHTHLFPPEMRARRAEYCARDPWFAELYSNPKARMATAEELVASMDASGVDASLAFPFGWSDPGLIEESNSYLLEAMRRYPGRIIGLAAIQPTAGARALAELDRCARAGMPGCGELMPHGQGYRLSDLALLAPLVEVARAYGLFILTHASEPVGHSYHGKGNVAPGDLEMFLRAFPDIRVVAAHWGGGFPFYELMPEVQQAAANLWYDSAASPYLYRNDIFPIAARLVGARKLLFASDYPLISQDRMLAYTRASGLSDEELTLVLGENARALLTREHLSQ, from the coding sequence GTGATTATTGACGCTCATACCCATCTCTTCCCGCCAGAGATGCGCGCCCGCCGCGCCGAATATTGCGCCCGCGACCCCTGGTTTGCCGAACTGTACAGCAATCCCAAAGCGCGCATGGCAACCGCCGAAGAACTGGTGGCCTCGATGGATGCCTCCGGTGTTGACGCTTCTCTCGCCTTCCCGTTTGGCTGGAGCGACCCTGGCCTGATCGAAGAGAGCAACTCCTATCTGCTGGAAGCGATGCGCCGCTACCCCGGACGCATCATTGGGCTGGCGGCCATCCAGCCTACCGCTGGCGCGCGCGCGCTGGCCGAACTGGATCGCTGCGCCCGCGCCGGAATGCCCGGCTGCGGCGAACTGATGCCACACGGCCAGGGCTATCGCCTCAGCGATCTGGCGCTGCTCGCGCCGCTGGTGGAAGTCGCCCGCGCCTATGGCCTCTTCATCCTCACCCACGCCAGCGAGCCAGTCGGCCACAGCTATCATGGCAAGGGCAACGTCGCGCCCGGCGACCTGGAGATGTTTCTGCGCGCCTTCCCCGATATTCGCGTGGTGGCAGCACACTGGGGCGGCGGCTTCCCCTTCTATGAACTGATGCCCGAAGTGCAGCAGGCCGCCGCCAACCTCTGGTACGACAGCGCCGCCTCGCCCTACCTCTATCGGAACGACATTTTCCCCATCGCGGCGCGGCTGGTCGGCGCGCGCAAACTGCTCTTTGCCAGCGACTATCCGCTGATCTCCCAGGACCGGATGCTCGCCTATACCCGCGCCTCCGGTCTCAGCGATGAAGAACTGACGCTCGTGCTGGGTGAAAACGCGCGCGCTCTGCTGACCAGAGAACACCTATCTCAATAG
- a CDS encoding ribonuclease J → MGSEVVNGRGSGKKQGDKKAVVRLVPLGGLGEVGKNMMVIEYGEDIVIVDAGLMFPEAEMLGVDLVIPDTGYLHDKLDRIRALIITHGHEDHIGGIPYILPMLGFPPVYSTKLTRGLIEVKLKEHRLLSQAALNTITADDHLDLGALSVEFFRVNHSIPDAVGVVIRTPLGILVHTGDYKFDHTPVDGLPADFGVLARIGQEGVLALLGDSTRAESPGYTPSERVINDTLDKLFANAPGRIILATFASLISRMQQVVDTAVRYDRRVALVGRTMISNAQMAMELGYLNIPEGTLVRPEEMFFFEPQQIAIICTGSQGEPTSALTRMANGDHKIVRVQPGDTVILSATPVPGNEKLVGRTINNLLRQGAEVYYPGIAPVHVSGHGSQEELKLMLNLVRPQFLVPVHGEMRQLVAHAKLGKSLGIPEDHIVIAEDGDIIEVTPEGIRKADHYPCGNIFVDGLGVGDIGSIVMRDRQVLAQDGILMAVLTVDKETGQPVSGPDIISRGFIYMRDADELIGLARAHVLESFGMHSRNGHTADWTYVKAKIKDTLGDFLYEKTKRRPMILPVVMEV, encoded by the coding sequence TTGGGTTCTGAAGTTGTAAATGGACGAGGGTCGGGGAAAAAACAAGGAGACAAGAAAGCAGTAGTACGGCTTGTTCCGCTGGGTGGATTGGGCGAGGTAGGGAAAAACATGATGGTCATCGAATATGGCGAGGATATTGTCATCGTTGACGCCGGACTGATGTTCCCGGAAGCAGAGATGCTGGGCGTCGATCTGGTTATCCCGGACACGGGCTACCTGCACGACAAGCTTGACCGCATTCGCGCCCTCATCATCACGCATGGACACGAAGACCACATCGGCGGCATTCCCTATATTCTGCCTATGCTCGGCTTTCCACCCGTGTACTCCACCAAACTCACGCGCGGGCTGATTGAAGTCAAGCTCAAGGAACATCGTCTGCTGAGCCAGGCCGCGCTGAACACAATTACCGCCGATGACCACCTGGACCTGGGCGCGCTGAGCGTCGAGTTCTTCCGCGTCAACCACAGCATCCCCGACGCTGTGGGAGTCGTCATTCGCACGCCGCTGGGCATCCTGGTGCATACCGGCGATTACAAATTCGACCATACCCCGGTTGATGGCCTGCCCGCCGACTTCGGCGTGCTGGCGCGCATCGGCCAGGAAGGGGTGCTGGCGCTGCTGGGCGATAGCACCCGCGCCGAATCACCCGGCTATACGCCCTCCGAGCGCGTCATCAACGATACGCTTGATAAGCTTTTTGCCAATGCCCCTGGGCGCATCATCCTGGCAACCTTTGCCTCGCTGATCTCGCGCATGCAGCAGGTCGTGGATACCGCCGTCCGCTACGACCGACGCGTCGCGCTGGTTGGCCGCACGATGATTAGCAACGCTCAGATGGCAATGGAACTGGGCTATCTGAACATCCCTGAAGGCACGCTCGTGCGCCCGGAAGAGATGTTCTTCTTCGAGCCACAGCAGATCGCCATCATCTGCACCGGCAGCCAGGGCGAGCCGACCTCGGCCCTGACCCGCATGGCAAATGGCGATCACAAGATTGTGCGCGTCCAGCCCGGCGATACGGTCATCCTTTCGGCCACGCCAGTGCCGGGCAACGAAAAACTCGTCGGGCGCACGATCAATAACCTGCTGCGCCAGGGCGCAGAGGTCTACTACCCTGGGATCGCGCCGGTCCATGTTTCCGGGCATGGCAGCCAGGAAGAACTGAAGCTGATGCTGAATCTGGTCCGCCCACAATTCCTGGTCCCGGTGCATGGGGAAATGCGCCAGCTTGTGGCGCATGCCAAACTGGGCAAATCGCTGGGCATCCCGGAGGACCATATCGTCATCGCCGAAGATGGCGACATTATCGAAGTCACGCCAGAGGGCATCCGCAAAGCCGATCACTACCCCTGCGGCAACATCTTTGTGGACGGCCTGGGCGTGGGCGACATTGGCAGCATCGTGATGCGCGACCGCCAGGTACTGGCTCAGGATGGCATTCTGATGGCCGTCCTGACAGTGGACAAAGAGACCGGCCAGCCTGTATCCGGTCCCGACATCATCTCGCGCGGCTTCATCTACATGCGCGACGCCGATGAACTGATCGGCCTGGCCCGCGCGCATGTCCTTGAATCCTTTGGCATGCACTCGCGCAACGGCCATACCGCCGACTGGACCTACGTCAAAGCCAAGATTAAGGATACGCTCGGTGATTTCCTCTACGAGAAAACCAAGCGCCGCCCGATGATCTTGCCGGTCGTCATGGAAGTCTAA
- a CDS encoding uracil-DNA glycosylase, translating into MSKEELEQIAAEVSICPRCNLCKTRTKAVPGEGNPGATILFIGEGPGYHEDKQGRPFVGAAGQFLDELLASIGVKRADVFITNVVKCRTPENRDPLPEEISACAPYLDRQIAAINPKVIVTLGRFSMQKFFPGERISSIHGRARKINGRICVAMYHPAAGLHQASLRSTIVEDFKKITQALAEAERLPESEKPKPQDDQPQQLSLF; encoded by the coding sequence ATGTCCAAGGAAGAATTGGAGCAAATCGCCGCTGAAGTCTCCATCTGTCCCAGGTGCAATCTCTGCAAAACCCGCACCAAAGCTGTCCCTGGCGAGGGGAATCCCGGCGCCACCATCCTATTTATTGGCGAAGGCCCCGGCTACCATGAAGACAAACAGGGCCGTCCCTTTGTCGGCGCAGCGGGACAGTTTCTGGATGAACTGCTCGCCAGCATTGGCGTCAAGCGTGCCGATGTCTTCATCACCAACGTGGTCAAATGTCGCACGCCCGAAAACCGCGATCCCTTGCCAGAGGAAATCTCCGCCTGCGCCCCCTATCTTGACCGCCAGATCGCGGCCATCAATCCCAAAGTGATTGTCACCCTGGGGCGCTTTTCCATGCAAAAGTTCTTCCCAGGCGAGCGCATCAGTTCCATTCATGGGCGCGCCAGAAAAATCAATGGCCGCATCTGCGTTGCCATGTATCATCCGGCAGCGGGCCTGCATCAAGCCAGCCTGCGCTCAACCATTGTCGAAGACTTCAAGAAGATCACCCAGGCGCTGGCCGAAGCTGAACGCCTGCCGGAGTCAGAAAAGCCCAAGCCCCAGGACGACCAGCCACAGCAGCTTTCCTTGTTCTAA
- a CDS encoding polyribonucleotide nucleotidyltransferase → MIHRSEAVIGGRVMSIETGRVAGQANGAVLARYGDTVILATATASDAPREGIDFFPLTVDVEERLYAAGKIPGGFIKREGRPTEHSILACRLADRPLRPLFPKGYRNDVQIVVTVLSADQENDPDMLGIVGASAALSVSDIPFAGPVGAVRVGYVNDELVINPLESQMDDSRLDLAIAGTSDAVMMVEAGAKELPEALMLQSVRYGHEALQDIIKMQEKLVQAAGKPKRAFEAAQPDKGLQEKVAAFVRPRFESAVNNPDKHAREEALAAVEAELRATLGAEYPERGKEISGFYEKELKQYVRNNILEKGLRPDGRGLTDIRPISCEVGLLPRPHGSGLFTRGQTQILSVVTLGSPGDEQVLDGLGADESKRFMHHYNFPPYSTGETKPLRGPGRREIGHGALAERAVSAVIPGQDEFPYTIRIVSETLSSNGSSSMGSVCGSTLALMDAGVPIKAPVAGVAMGLITGDGENAERFAILTDIQGMEDALGDMDFKVAGTADGVTALQMDIKVKGITSQIMETALSQAREGRMFIMEKMLDAIPEPRQELSPYAPRIQTIKINPDKIGAVIGPGGKTIRKIQEETGSKIDIDEDGTVHISCVNEDDMNRAMDAVRSLTEEVEIGKIYNGVVRRIVDFGAFVEILPGKEGLVRISQLADYHVARPEDVVSVGDEITVMVIEVDQQGRINLSRRAALSGEIPSPAELEADRPPSSGRGGFGGRGGDRGGYSRGGDRDRGGYGDRGGYSRGGDRDRGGYGDRGGNRSGFGAPTPGFGSGMGGGQRSNNSGQRRPMNPGSGGQGGARGGGQRPGFGRPQDRRGW, encoded by the coding sequence ATGATTCATCGTTCTGAGGCCGTCATTGGCGGTCGTGTTATGAGCATCGAGACTGGCCGCGTGGCCGGCCAGGCCAATGGCGCGGTCCTGGCGCGCTATGGAGATACCGTTATTCTGGCAACCGCTACGGCCAGCGACGCCCCGCGCGAGGGGATCGATTTTTTCCCGCTGACCGTTGATGTAGAAGAGCGGCTCTACGCCGCAGGCAAGATTCCCGGCGGCTTCATCAAGCGCGAAGGCCGCCCCACCGAACACAGCATTCTGGCCTGTCGCCTGGCTGATCGCCCGCTGCGCCCGCTCTTCCCCAAGGGCTATCGCAACGATGTCCAGATCGTCGTTACCGTCCTTTCCGCCGACCAGGAAAACGATCCCGACATGCTCGGCATCGTCGGCGCATCCGCCGCGCTGAGCGTCTCCGATATTCCCTTCGCCGGCCCGGTGGGCGCGGTGCGCGTTGGCTATGTCAACGACGAACTGGTCATTAACCCGCTGGAGTCTCAGATGGACGACAGCCGTCTGGACCTTGCCATCGCTGGCACCTCCGACGCGGTAATGATGGTAGAAGCTGGCGCGAAGGAACTGCCCGAAGCACTGATGCTCCAATCGGTGCGCTATGGGCATGAAGCGCTGCAAGACATCATCAAAATGCAGGAAAAGCTGGTGCAGGCCGCCGGAAAGCCCAAGCGTGCTTTTGAGGCCGCTCAGCCAGACAAAGGGCTGCAAGAGAAGGTTGCCGCCTTCGTTCGCCCACGCTTCGAGAGCGCCGTCAACAATCCCGACAAGCACGCGCGCGAAGAAGCCCTGGCGGCGGTGGAAGCCGAACTGCGCGCCACGCTGGGCGCAGAATACCCGGAGCGCGGCAAAGAAATAAGCGGCTTTTACGAAAAAGAACTCAAGCAGTACGTGCGCAACAACATTCTGGAGAAAGGCTTGCGCCCCGATGGTCGCGGCCTCACCGACATTCGGCCTATTAGCTGCGAAGTAGGGCTGCTCCCCAGGCCGCATGGCTCCGGCCTCTTCACGCGCGGCCAGACACAGATTCTCAGCGTCGTGACGCTCGGCTCCCCCGGCGATGAGCAGGTCTTGGATGGCCTGGGCGCTGACGAGAGCAAACGCTTCATGCACCACTATAACTTCCCGCCCTACTCCACCGGCGAAACCAAGCCCTTGCGCGGCCCTGGACGCCGCGAGATCGGGCATGGCGCATTGGCTGAGCGCGCCGTTTCTGCGGTGATCCCTGGTCAGGATGAGTTTCCTTATACCATCCGCATCGTCTCAGAGACGCTCTCTTCCAACGGCTCCTCCTCGATGGGGTCGGTCTGCGGCAGCACCCTGGCGCTGATGGACGCAGGCGTCCCGATTAAAGCGCCCGTCGCTGGCGTAGCGATGGGCCTCATCACCGGAGACGGCGAAAACGCTGAACGCTTTGCCATCCTGACCGACATTCAGGGCATGGAAGACGCCCTGGGCGATATGGACTTCAAGGTCGCGGGCACCGCTGATGGCGTTACCGCCCTCCAGATGGACATCAAAGTCAAGGGCATCACGTCACAGATCATGGAAACGGCTCTCAGCCAGGCGCGCGAAGGCCGCATGTTCATTATGGAAAAGATGCTCGATGCCATTCCAGAGCCGCGCCAGGAGCTTTCGCCCTACGCGCCGCGTATCCAGACGATCAAAATCAACCCGGACAAGATCGGCGCGGTCATTGGTCCAGGCGGCAAGACCATTCGCAAGATTCAGGAAGAGACCGGCTCCAAGATCGACATTGACGAAGACGGCACCGTCCATATCTCCTGCGTCAACGAAGACGACATGAACCGGGCGATGGATGCTGTGCGCTCGCTGACCGAAGAAGTCGAGATTGGCAAAATCTATAACGGCGTCGTGCGCCGCATCGTGGATTTTGGCGCGTTCGTCGAAATCCTCCCTGGCAAAGAAGGGCTGGTACGCATCAGCCAGCTTGCTGACTATCACGTCGCCCGCCCGGAGGATGTCGTCTCAGTAGGCGATGAGATCACCGTCATGGTCATCGAAGTCGATCAACAGGGGCGCATCAACCTTTCCCGACGCGCGGCCCTGAGCGGCGAGATTCCATCGCCTGCCGAACTGGAGGCAGACCGTCCCCCCAGCAGCGGGCGCGGCGGCTTTGGCGGGCGCGGCGGCGACCGGGGCGGCTACAGTCGCGGCGGCGACCGGGATCGCGGCGGCTACGGCGACCGGGGCGGCTACAGTCGCGGCGGCGACCGGGATCGCGGTGGCTACGGCGACCGGGGCGGCAATCGCAGCGGCTTTGGCGCGCCCACGCCAGGGTTTGGCTCCGGGATGGGCGGCGGCCAGCGATCCAATAACTCCGGCCAGCGCCGTCCCATGAACCCGGGTTCTGGCGGCCAGGGCGGCGCTCGTGGAGGCGGTCAGCGGCCAGGGTTCGGACGCCCTCAAGACCGGCGCGGCTGGTAG
- the rpsO gene encoding 30S ribosomal protein S15 produces MALPVEEKSEIIAQYQTHEGDTGSPEVQIAILTRRIRDLTEHLKAHKHDVHSRRGMSMMIGQRRRLLTYLNKKDPERYRTLITSLGLRR; encoded by the coding sequence ATGGCCTTGCCTGTAGAAGAAAAGAGCGAAATTATCGCTCAATACCAAACACACGAGGGCGATACCGGCTCGCCGGAAGTGCAGATCGCTATCCTGACCCGCCGCATTCGTGACTTAACCGAGCATCTGAAGGCCCACAAGCACGATGTCCATTCGCGGCGTGGCATGTCAATGATGATCGGCCAGCGGCGGCGGCTGCTGACCTATCTCAATAAGAAAGACCCGGAACGCTATCGCACGCTGATTACCAGCCTCGGACTCCGGCGGTGA
- a CDS encoding DUF892 family protein, which yields MANGDSRKLLVKSLEDVYALEAHLVQMFSDHVKDAQDEPQIRQKIEQHLRETELHRDRIEQRLNALGGSKPGLKTTVSSVIGQVLGGIGGSRASTLAKNAREEYASEHLEIAAYIELITLAQTLGDQDTVRTAQLNLRDEVSMEQWLVERLPEATLKSLQREGVQVPADALPATQSLIANMGLGAFGGQQPPYEAPSPQAPPPPIS from the coding sequence ATGGCGAATGGTGATAGCCGCAAGCTGCTTGTCAAAAGCCTTGAGGATGTGTATGCCCTGGAGGCGCATCTGGTGCAGATGTTCAGCGACCACGTGAAAGATGCGCAAGATGAGCCGCAGATTCGGCAGAAGATCGAGCAGCATTTGCGCGAGACAGAATTGCACCGTGACCGGATTGAGCAGCGCCTGAATGCGCTGGGTGGGAGCAAGCCGGGCCTCAAGACCACTGTGTCCAGCGTCATAGGTCAGGTGCTTGGTGGAATCGGCGGCTCACGAGCGAGCACGCTGGCGAAGAATGCGCGCGAGGAGTATGCGAGCGAGCATCTGGAGATTGCGGCCTATATCGAACTCATCACGCTCGCGCAGACGCTGGGCGACCAGGATACGGTACGGACAGCGCAGCTCAATTTGCGCGATGAGGTGTCTATGGAGCAGTGGTTGGTTGAACGCTTACCAGAAGCGACACTCAAGAGCTTGCAGCGAGAAGGGGTTCAGGTTCCGGCGGACGCGCTGCCAGCAACCCAGAGCCTTATTGCCAATATGGGGCTGGGAGCCTTTGGCGGCCAACAGCCGCCCTATGAGGCGCCGAGTCCTCAAGCTCCGCCTCCTCCGATCTCGTAG